Proteins found in one Paenibacillus sp. FSL R10-2782 genomic segment:
- a CDS encoding vWA domain-containing protein, producing the protein MNYTIQASQRTPALIIYLIDISASMNMLMDGRRRIDVVYEAISLAIRQMVFRSTKGNRLTARYRIAILAYSDDVYDLLNGVKGIDEIAAIGSLPDLTPKRFSDSAKAFLQAERILQAELPEMQDCPAPLVCHMTDGVSTGDDPEPIAKRIMSMSVPDGNVLVENIFLSDRLLETPIQDPRRWKGLTHNTPLQDEHAVKLRNMSSVLPESYREMLFEADYQLGEGAVMMLPGTCPELVSIGFQMSAATPVR; encoded by the coding sequence ATGAATTATACCATACAGGCTTCTCAGCGTACCCCCGCCCTGATCATTTACCTGATTGACATTAGCGCGTCAATGAACATGCTTATGGACGGGCGGCGGCGAATTGATGTTGTCTATGAAGCCATATCACTGGCGATCCGGCAGATGGTTTTCCGTTCAACTAAAGGGAATCGGCTGACTGCACGCTACCGGATTGCGATTTTGGCCTATAGTGACGACGTATATGATCTGCTCAACGGTGTGAAGGGGATTGATGAAATCGCAGCGATTGGTTCGTTGCCCGACTTGACACCCAAACGATTTTCAGATTCGGCAAAAGCTTTTTTGCAAGCCGAACGTATTTTACAGGCGGAGCTGCCGGAGATGCAGGATTGCCCTGCGCCTTTGGTTTGTCATATGACAGATGGTGTTTCCACAGGTGATGATCCGGAACCGATTGCGAAGCGTATTATGAGCATGAGCGTACCGGACGGCAATGTACTGGTGGAAAACATATTTTTATCGGACAGATTACTGGAAACGCCTATTCAGGATCCCCGTCGCTGGAAAGGTCTTACGCATAATACGCCGTTACAGGATGAACATGCTGTGAAATTGCGTAATATGTCTTCTGTACTTCCTGAAAGCTATCGGGAAATGCTGTTTGAGGCAGATTATCAGCTAGGTGAGGGAGCAGTTATGATGCTGCCTGGAACCTGTCCAGAACTGGTATCCATTGGTTTCCAAATGTCGGCCGCAACGCCTGTACGGTAA
- a CDS encoding SDR family NAD(P)-dependent oxidoreductase produces MSYTLAGGARFECKTALITGAGSGIGKATAIQMAREGANVALFDVSNERIVETEREINAIREGAARAFDVDIADPVRVEKAVLEAVELFGGLHIIFANAGINGVVGPIEDLSIEDWRQTLSTNLDGTFLTVKYTVPHLKKNGGGSIIITSSINGNQRFTSFGMSAYSTSKAGQTGFAKMAALELAKFRIRVNVIYPGAISTNIDETTEKSERLKQITIPVQFPEGGQPLADGPGQPEQVADLVTFLASDHSRHITGAQIVIDGAESLLF; encoded by the coding sequence ATGAGCTACACATTGGCAGGAGGCGCGCGCTTTGAATGCAAAACGGCTCTGATCACGGGGGCTGGTTCTGGTATTGGCAAGGCAACGGCTATTCAAATGGCCAGAGAGGGAGCGAATGTCGCTCTTTTTGATGTCAGTAATGAACGGATTGTAGAGACGGAGAGAGAGATTAATGCTATACGTGAAGGTGCCGCTCGGGCCTTTGACGTGGATATTGCCGATCCGGTGCGTGTGGAAAAAGCGGTTTTGGAAGCGGTTGAACTGTTTGGCGGACTACATATCATTTTTGCCAATGCGGGGATTAACGGGGTTGTCGGACCGATTGAGGATTTGAGCATTGAGGATTGGCGGCAGACGCTGTCTACGAATCTGGATGGTACTTTCCTGACAGTAAAGTATACCGTACCACATTTAAAAAAAAACGGTGGCGGCAGCATTATCATTACCAGCTCTATTAATGGAAATCAGCGCTTTACCAGCTTTGGAATGTCAGCCTACAGTACGTCCAAGGCAGGTCAAACCGGATTTGCTAAAATGGCTGCGCTAGAGCTGGCCAAGTTCCGTATCCGTGTCAATGTCATCTATCCCGGAGCGATTTCGACGAATATTGACGAAACTACGGAGAAATCCGAAAGGTTAAAGCAAATTACCATCCCCGTTCAATTTCCCGAAGGAGGGCAGCCATTGGCTGATGGGCCTGGTCAACCCGAGCAGGTAGCTGATTTGGTAACATTCCTGGCCTCCGATCATTCGCGTCATATCACTGGTGCGCAAATTGTGATCGACGGGGCAGAGTCTTTATTGTTTTAG
- a CDS encoding IS3 family transposase (programmed frameshift), whose amino-acid sequence MTKKERRTFSAEFKAQMVQLYQSGKPRKDIIQEYDLNPSSLDKWVKQSSTSGSFKEKDNRTPEELELIELRKQNKQLLMENDIFKASRADHGTKVNVIRQNKHKYSVSAMCDVLKLPRSTYYYEENKVEVTSEDELPSLIMDIFQSSRQNYGTRKIKKELHQQGFTVSRRRIGRIMKEYGLVSSYTIAQYKPHPTKCNEAKQANVLDRKFEQEQALSVVVSDLTYVRVGSYWNYVCFFVDLFNREIIGYSAGAHKDAKLVYRALASIKGNLNDIQLFHTDRGNEFKNKLIDDALEAFQIERSLSMKGCPYDNAVAEATFKIFKTEFVKKRHFESLAELTTELHDYVHWFNHIRIHGSLEYLSPAEFKQRHHKKVV is encoded by the exons ATGACTAAAAAAGAAAGACGTACCTTTAGCGCTGAATTTAAAGCACAAATGGTTCAACTCTATCAGAGTGGTAAACCGCGAAAGGATATCATTCAAGAGTATGATTTGAATCCTTCATCGTTAGATAAATGGGTGAAACAGAGTTCCACATCTGGATCCTTCAAAGAGAAAGACAACCGAACTCCAGAGGAATTAGAACTGATCGAGCTTCGAAAACAGAACAAGCAACTGCTCATGGAGAATGACATTT TTAAAGCAAGCCGCGCTGATCATGGGACGAAAGTAAATGTCATTCGCCAGAATAAACATAAATACTCGGTATCAGCAATGTGCGACGTCCTAAAGCTCCCTAGAAGCACCTATTATTATGAAGAAAACAAAGTGGAAGTGACATCGGAGGATGAGCTTCCCTCCCTGATTATGGACATTTTTCAAAGCAGCCGACAAAACTATGGTACGCGTAAGATAAAAAAAGAGTTGCACCAACAAGGCTTTACGGTATCCAGGCGGAGAATAGGACGAATCATGAAAGAATATGGGCTGGTTTCCTCGTATACGATCGCTCAGTACAAGCCTCATCCCACGAAATGCAATGAAGCCAAGCAAGCGAATGTATTGGACCGGAAATTTGAGCAAGAGCAGGCGTTATCTGTCGTCGTAAGCGATCTGACGTACGTTAGAGTAGGTTCATATTGGAATTACGTATGCTTCTTTGTGGATCTGTTTAACCGCGAAATTATCGGTTACAGTGCGGGGGCACACAAGGATGCCAAGCTGGTTTACCGTGCTTTGGCTTCGATTAAGGGCAACCTGAATGACATTCAGCTCTTCCACACGGACCGAGGCAATGAATTCAAGAATAAGCTCATCGACGATGCGCTGGAGGCTTTTCAGATTGAGCGTTCCTTAAGCATGAAAGGCTGCCCCTATGACAACGCCGTTGCGGAAGCCACGTTTAAAATTTTCAAAACGGAGTTTGTGAAGAAACGTCATTTTGAAAGTCTAGCTGAGCTAACCACAGAATTACATGACTATGTGCACTGGTTCAACCATATTCGGATTCACGGTTCTCTGGAGTACTTGAGTCCGGCTGAGTTCAAGCAGAGGCACCATAAAAAAGTTGTCTAG
- the cas3 gene encoding CRISPR-associated helicase Cas3': MDYIAHIRESDQKIQTIAEHLLETQKLAESYGAKIGIRHITGLAGMLHDLGKYTEKFQDYIRLAVQNPDNPPKRGSVDHSTAGGKLLYNLFHIPPQGTFDQQDFMNKALLSEVVGNAIISHHAYLQDFLDPDLESKFLDRVRDRELEGFDHAVSLFYEQVMKKSEFYHYVNQAGAELAEYMQRDHSPDVELQMMFLSKFVFSALIDADRTNTRCFEENKSMDDKSTDESMNRQQLFQTYYNRLMERINALQSGEDANTSINLLRKQMSEQCEQFADKPSGIHTLSIPTGGGKTLASLRYALKHAVTFEKKHIIYVVPFTTIIEQNAREVREIIQDDGNLLEHHSNVVMNEIEDIDGERHELEDVVVNTQQKLKLAKDHWDSAIIFTTMVQFLNVFYADGSRNIRRLHNLSESVIIFDEVQKVPTHCISLFNQALNFLKTYASSSIVLCTATQPELDFVHNKLDIEPDAEMVHELDHVIESFQRVEIVDKATDVNMNTEKLADFVEQRLADESSLLVILNTKAVVKNLYRRLKEGNSTAPIYHLSTSMCPAHRNDILEQVKKHLKHKEPVVCISTQLIEAGVDISFKCVIRSLAGLDSIAQAAGRCNRHGEDNKKQVYVIDHEEENLKRLKEIKIGKEITRKMFIDLKRDETCFGGNVLSAQAMEVYFQKYYTELAIDLNYFVPKLRKNMTELLSADRSENTYYRSYYDEKGRVLPLFLANSYKTAANHFQVIEDHTTAVIVPYGNGEKEGREIIADLNGQQSIDDLTRLLRRAQPFTINISHFEKEQLDRNKALVSFLDGKILALTDGAYHDCYGINLENDSPLSDFVL; this comes from the coding sequence ATGGACTATATCGCCCACATACGGGAAAGTGACCAAAAGATTCAGACGATAGCCGAACACTTGCTAGAGACTCAAAAATTAGCAGAATCTTATGGTGCCAAAATAGGTATTCGACATATTACCGGACTCGCTGGTATGCTGCATGACTTGGGCAAATACACAGAAAAGTTTCAAGATTACATACGTTTGGCGGTGCAAAATCCTGACAATCCACCGAAGCGGGGAAGTGTAGATCATTCCACGGCTGGTGGAAAGCTGTTATACAATCTCTTTCATATCCCCCCTCAAGGGACATTTGATCAGCAGGATTTTATGAACAAGGCACTATTATCCGAAGTTGTAGGAAATGCGATTATTTCACATCATGCCTATTTGCAGGATTTTTTAGATCCTGATCTGGAATCAAAATTTTTGGATCGGGTGCGTGACCGGGAATTAGAGGGATTTGATCATGCAGTCTCCCTTTTTTACGAGCAGGTGATGAAAAAATCTGAATTCTATCATTATGTCAATCAAGCAGGGGCCGAGTTGGCTGAGTATATGCAGCGGGATCATAGTCCAGACGTTGAACTCCAAATGATGTTCTTATCCAAGTTTGTGTTCAGTGCTTTGATTGATGCGGATCGCACGAATACCCGCTGTTTTGAAGAAAATAAGAGTATGGACGATAAAAGTACAGATGAATCTATGAATCGCCAACAGCTATTCCAAACGTATTATAACAGACTAATGGAGCGTATTAACGCTCTGCAATCAGGAGAGGATGCCAACACATCCATTAATCTGCTTAGAAAACAAATGTCCGAGCAATGTGAGCAATTTGCAGACAAGCCTTCCGGCATACATACTCTTTCAATCCCTACAGGGGGTGGAAAAACGCTGGCTAGTCTGCGTTATGCCCTAAAACATGCGGTCACATTTGAAAAGAAGCATATCATATACGTGGTTCCATTCACGACCATTATCGAACAAAACGCACGGGAGGTTCGTGAAATAATACAAGATGACGGCAACCTTCTGGAGCACCACTCCAATGTGGTCATGAATGAAATAGAGGATATAGACGGTGAGCGGCATGAGCTTGAAGATGTTGTGGTGAACACGCAGCAAAAATTAAAGCTGGCCAAGGATCATTGGGATTCAGCAATCATTTTCACGACCATGGTGCAATTTTTAAATGTGTTTTACGCAGATGGCAGCAGAAATATCCGTAGACTTCATAATTTGAGTGAGTCGGTTATTATTTTTGATGAAGTCCAAAAAGTCCCCACACACTGTATTTCATTGTTTAATCAAGCGCTGAATTTTTTGAAAACGTATGCCTCTTCCAGTATTGTTCTTTGCACGGCTACGCAACCGGAATTGGATTTTGTTCACAACAAGCTGGACATTGAACCGGATGCCGAAATGGTACATGAACTTGATCATGTCATTGAATCGTTTCAGCGGGTTGAAATTGTGGATAAAGCAACGGACGTGAACATGAATACGGAGAAACTTGCCGATTTCGTTGAGCAAAGACTTGCTGATGAATCAAGCCTACTTGTTATTCTCAATACAAAAGCGGTGGTCAAAAATTTATACCGCCGATTAAAAGAAGGCAATAGTACAGCTCCAATTTACCACTTAAGTACATCCATGTGCCCCGCCCACCGCAATGATATATTGGAGCAAGTGAAAAAACATTTGAAGCATAAAGAGCCTGTCGTTTGCATCAGTACACAATTGATTGAAGCGGGAGTAGATATCAGTTTTAAGTGTGTGATTCGGTCGTTGGCTGGTTTGGATTCTATTGCTCAGGCAGCGGGCAGATGTAATCGCCACGGAGAAGATAACAAGAAGCAAGTGTATGTCATAGATCATGAAGAAGAAAATCTCAAGCGTTTAAAAGAAATTAAGATCGGCAAAGAAATTACTAGAAAAATGTTCATTGACTTAAAACGTGACGAAACTTGCTTCGGAGGTAATGTATTGTCAGCACAGGCTATGGAGGTATATTTCCAAAAATATTACACCGAACTGGCAATAGATTTGAACTATTTTGTACCTAAGCTAAGAAAAAATATGACTGAACTATTATCTGCCGATCGCAGTGAAAATACGTATTATCGCTCTTATTACGATGAGAAGGGTAGGGTTCTTCCCCTATTCTTAGCGAATAGCTATAAGACAGCGGCGAACCATTTTCAAGTCATTGAGGATCATACGACAGCTGTAATTGTTCCATATGGGAATGGAGAAAAAGAAGGAAGAGAAATTATCGCTGATCTCAATGGACAGCAAAGCATAGATGATCTTACCCGTTTGCTGCGCAGGGCGCAACCATTCACCATTAATATATCTCACTTTGAGAAAGAACAACTGGATCGAAATAAGGCGCTAGTTTCTTTTCTGGATGGAAAAATATTGGCTTTAACCGATGGGGCCTATCATGATTGTTATGGTATTAACCTTGAAAATGATAGTCCTCTTAGTGATTTTGTCCTTTAA
- the cas5c gene encoding type I-C CRISPR-associated protein Cas5c: MRNAIEFKVYGDYALFTDPLTKLGGEKLTYSVPTYQALKGIVESIYWKPTLTMIVDKVRVLKPIRMESKGIRPIEYGGGNTLANYTYLKDPCYEVQAHFIFNPHRPEMEYDRNENKHHNILKRSLLAGGRRDIFLGTRECQAYVEPCVFGESPGFYDNYGDIHLGNMVHGMNYPDETGRNQLEVRLWNPVMKDGVIEFIPPEKCPQVRIIGEMQSKQFAENNVQSADELLAEWEGWGMK, translated from the coding sequence TTGAGAAACGCAATCGAATTCAAAGTGTATGGAGACTATGCACTGTTCACAGACCCGCTAACCAAACTTGGTGGTGAGAAATTAACGTATAGTGTACCAACCTATCAGGCGCTAAAAGGGATCGTAGAAAGTATTTATTGGAAACCCACCCTTACGATGATTGTTGACAAGGTTCGTGTACTAAAGCCTATTCGGATGGAGTCCAAGGGGATTCGGCCCATTGAATACGGCGGCGGTAATACGCTTGCTAATTATACTTACCTGAAAGACCCGTGCTATGAGGTTCAGGCTCATTTTATTTTCAATCCGCATCGTCCCGAGATGGAATATGATCGTAACGAAAACAAGCATCACAATATACTCAAACGCTCCTTACTGGCGGGTGGACGCAGAGATATTTTCCTGGGCACACGGGAATGCCAAGCTTATGTAGAGCCATGTGTTTTTGGTGAATCCCCCGGTTTCTATGATAATTATGGAGACATTCATTTGGGAAATATGGTGCATGGAATGAACTACCCGGATGAGACAGGTCGAAATCAGTTGGAGGTGCGCTTGTGGAATCCTGTGATGAAGGACGGGGTCATTGAGTTTATTCCACCGGAGAAATGCCCACAAGTTCGTATCATAGGCGAAATGCAGTCCAAACAATTTGCTGAAAATAACGTTCAATCCGCAGACGAGCTGCTTGCAGAGTGGGAGGGGTGGGGCATGAAATGA
- the cas8c gene encoding type I-C CRISPR-associated protein Cas8c/Csd1, translating into MSWLLNLYETYESNLDRVGVIEKKYNDREYTLLPISHTTQNAQIEVEITEQGDFHSAKVLDKDDFSTLIPCTEKSASRAGSVVAPYPLHDKLSYVAGDFVAYGGKIKKEEPFAAYIHQLEGWATSKYATPKLKSIYRYLSKRQLIQDLVNASILYLDEDQKLLSKWDKKYEHLAAEKPRIFTAVPGELESVFIRFNVYSPNQALTKVWQDKELFNSFVGYYSKLLGEEDICYVTGNQLPSTDKHANKIRNSGDKAKLISANDTSGFTFRGRFAHSHEAASISYEVSQKAHNALKWLIHRQGKIMDNRVFLVWGNDSADVPNPTDNENIFAMGFGLESSRPKAIKSHTNEEIAFDLAKALTGYSHKLAVKSASKAKVNILVLDSATTGRMAVLYYRNLDKALYFDKLIDWHSTCAWLHRYQKNEQGELLQFWGAPATKDIAFAAYGPKANDKLVKGLMERMLPCIVDGRPIPQDIVRSAIHRASNPVSMEKWEWEKTLSITCALINKQEGYSVALDKENTDRSYLFGRLLAIADVMERSALDKEDKRSTNAIRYMSAFSQHPERTWRTIQNALQPHQAKLGKRLNYYSNMIDEVASKIPMDEFNNKPLTGKYLLGLYSQRYEIYHNKDKKNHEGDTTGNDDDQDSDIPDVKK; encoded by the coding sequence ATGAGCTGGCTGCTAAATCTATATGAAACGTATGAATCCAACCTTGACCGTGTTGGTGTGATTGAGAAGAAATACAATGATCGTGAATACACGCTCCTGCCCATCTCCCACACGACCCAAAATGCGCAGATTGAAGTAGAGATTACAGAGCAAGGTGATTTTCATTCAGCTAAAGTGCTGGATAAAGACGATTTTAGCACATTGATTCCTTGCACGGAGAAATCAGCCAGCCGGGCTGGCTCTGTCGTAGCACCTTATCCGCTGCATGATAAATTAAGCTATGTTGCCGGAGATTTTGTAGCTTATGGAGGAAAAATTAAAAAAGAAGAACCATTTGCTGCTTATATTCATCAGTTGGAAGGTTGGGCTACTTCAAAATATGCGACTCCCAAGCTGAAAAGCATCTATCGTTACTTGAGCAAGCGCCAACTGATTCAAGACTTGGTAAACGCGTCTATTTTATATCTCGATGAGGATCAGAAATTACTAAGTAAATGGGACAAGAAGTATGAGCATTTAGCTGCGGAAAAACCACGTATATTTACGGCAGTTCCCGGTGAACTGGAGAGCGTATTTATCCGTTTTAATGTCTATTCACCAAATCAAGCGTTAACTAAAGTATGGCAGGATAAAGAGCTATTTAATTCATTTGTTGGTTATTACAGTAAGTTGCTAGGCGAAGAAGATATTTGCTATGTAACTGGGAACCAGCTCCCCAGCACAGATAAACACGCTAATAAAATCAGAAACTCCGGGGACAAAGCGAAGCTGATTTCTGCCAATGATACGAGTGGGTTCACATTCAGGGGACGGTTTGCCCATAGTCATGAAGCAGCAAGCATCAGTTATGAGGTATCCCAAAAAGCTCATAACGCCTTAAAGTGGCTGATTCATCGTCAAGGTAAAATCATGGATAACCGTGTTTTTCTAGTCTGGGGTAATGATTCCGCTGATGTGCCTAACCCTACTGACAATGAAAACATTTTTGCAATGGGCTTTGGTCTTGAATCATCCAGGCCAAAAGCAATCAAAAGCCATACCAACGAAGAGATTGCCTTTGATCTGGCCAAAGCACTAACTGGCTATAGCCATAAACTAGCTGTCAAATCGGCTTCCAAGGCCAAAGTTAATATTCTTGTGCTGGATTCAGCAACAACGGGACGGATGGCTGTACTGTATTATCGGAATTTGGATAAAGCATTGTATTTTGACAAGCTGATTGACTGGCATTCCACATGCGCCTGGCTGCACCGTTACCAGAAGAATGAGCAAGGTGAGCTTTTACAATTTTGGGGTGCTCCGGCGACCAAAGATATTGCTTTCGCGGCCTACGGCCCTAAGGCGAATGACAAACTCGTTAAAGGTCTGATGGAACGAATGCTTCCATGTATCGTAGATGGTCGGCCCATTCCGCAGGATATTGTGAGGAGTGCTATTCACCGTGCCTCTAACCCGGTATCTATGGAAAAATGGGAATGGGAGAAGACACTGAGTATAACATGTGCATTGATTAACAAACAGGAGGGATACAGTGTGGCATTAGATAAAGAAAATACGGATCGTAGCTATTTATTTGGCAGGTTGTTAGCGATAGCAGATGTGATGGAGCGAAGTGCATTGGACAAGGAGGATAAGCGATCCACTAATGCCATACGGTATATGAGCGCATTCTCACAACATCCTGAAAGAACCTGGAGGACCATTCAGAATGCCCTGCAGCCACATCAGGCTAAACTTGGAAAACGCTTAAACTATTACTCCAATATGATTGATGAAGTAGCCTCAAAAATACCCATGGATGAATTCAATAACAAACCGCTAACCGGCAAGTATTTGCTCGGCTTGTATAGTCAACGCTATGAAATCTATCATAACAAGGATAAAAAGAATCATGAGGGCGATACCACAGGAAATGACGACGACCAAGACAGCGACATCCCAGATGTGAAAAAATAA
- the cas7c gene encoding type I-C CRISPR-associated protein Cas7/Csd2: MSILDHKIDFAVVLSVTKANPNGDPLNGNRPRQNYDGYGEISDVALKRKIRNRLQDMGASIFVQSNDRKLDSFSSLRERADANPELEKFFKGKEGSSDEFASIACREWMDVRSFGQVFAFKAASKGAGVSVGVRGPVSIHTATSVDPIDITSMQITKSVNSEPGKERGSDTMGMKHRVDFGVYVFKGSINTQLAEKTGFTYEDAENIREALQTLFENDVSSARPDGSMEVHKVYWWEHHSKIGQYSSAKVHRSLKVRLKENTDELNRSFDDHYECILTPLEGLVPREYPEL, from the coding sequence ATGTCTATTTTGGATCATAAAATTGATTTTGCAGTTGTATTGTCTGTCACGAAAGCAAATCCCAATGGCGATCCGCTGAATGGTAATCGTCCACGCCAAAATTACGATGGCTATGGCGAAATTTCGGATGTGGCACTGAAACGGAAAATAAGAAATCGTCTGCAAGATATGGGAGCGTCTATTTTTGTTCAATCTAATGATCGGAAATTGGATTCTTTTAGTAGTTTAAGAGAGCGTGCAGATGCAAATCCTGAGTTGGAAAAATTTTTTAAGGGCAAGGAAGGTTCCAGCGATGAATTTGCCAGCATCGCCTGCCGCGAATGGATGGATGTTCGTAGCTTCGGTCAGGTTTTTGCATTCAAAGCGGCTAGTAAAGGCGCAGGAGTATCCGTCGGGGTAAGAGGTCCTGTATCTATACATACGGCTACCAGTGTTGATCCCATTGATATTACAAGTATGCAAATCACTAAAAGTGTAAACTCCGAACCGGGGAAAGAAAGAGGCTCGGATACGATGGGGATGAAGCATCGGGTGGATTTTGGTGTGTACGTATTTAAGGGAAGTATCAATACGCAACTAGCTGAAAAAACAGGATTTACCTATGAGGATGCAGAGAACATTCGGGAAGCCTTACAAACACTGTTTGAAAATGACGTGTCCTCCGCTCGTCCTGACGGTAGCATGGAGGTCCATAAGGTATATTGGTGGGAGCATCATTCCAAGATTGGACAATACTCATCGGCTAAGGTACACCGTTCTTTAAAGGTGAGATTGAAAGAAAATACAGACGAACTCAACAGATCTTTTGATGACCATTATGAATGCATACTCACACCACTTGAAGGCTTAGTGCCCCGTGAATATCCAGAACTATAA
- the cas4 gene encoding CRISPR-associated protein Cas4, translating to MQNYNEEDYLLLSGIQHFNFCRRQWALIHIEQQWEENVRTIEGDHLHRKADQPMIREKRGDKLVVRALPIHSRELGITGICDVVEFVRDAHGVPLAGEEGMYLPFPVEYKRGKPKRNDSDHSQLVAQVMCLEEMLVCDIAKGYFYYDEIKHRVEVMITAADRERVRASIQEMRHYFERNHTPKAKAGPHCQSCSLQHICVPEILNKRSVSSFIESRIAE from the coding sequence ATCCAGAACTATAACGAAGAGGATTATTTGCTGCTATCCGGTATTCAGCATTTTAACTTCTGTAGAAGACAATGGGCGTTAATTCACATTGAGCAGCAATGGGAAGAAAATGTGCGGACGATCGAGGGGGATCATTTACACAGAAAAGCCGATCAGCCGATGATTCGTGAGAAAAGAGGGGATAAACTCGTCGTACGCGCATTACCTATACACTCCAGAGAGCTTGGGATTACTGGAATCTGTGACGTCGTAGAGTTTGTACGGGATGCTCATGGGGTTCCGCTGGCAGGGGAGGAAGGGATGTACCTTCCTTTTCCTGTTGAATACAAGCGTGGCAAACCCAAACGAAATGATTCAGATCATTCTCAGTTAGTTGCACAAGTGATGTGTCTTGAAGAAATGCTCGTATGTGATATTGCAAAAGGTTACTTTTATTACGATGAGATCAAGCATCGGGTAGAGGTCATGATCACTGCTGCTGACCGTGAACGGGTGCGAGCAAGTATTCAGGAAATGCGGCATTATTTTGAGCGTAATCACACCCCTAAAGCTAAAGCGGGGCCACATTGCCAAAGCTGCTCGCTTCAACATATATGTGTGCCGGAAATTTTGAATAAAAGGTCTGTTTCCAGTTTCATTGAAAGCAGGATAGCTGAATGA
- the cas1c gene encoding type I-C CRISPR-associated endonuclease Cas1c — protein MKKLLNTLFVTLPDTYLSLDGDNIVIKQEEAILARYPLHNLEAVCTFGYAGVSPGLMGACASRNIDLTFMTRTGRFLARVIGESRGNVVLRKEQYRISDDDQRSALVARNMIIGKIYNNKWILERATRDYPLRIDADRMKKVTASLAGAMQQVREVEDLDILRGLEGAAAVQYNSVFDELILQQKKDFYFHGRNKRPPLDNVNALLSFAYTLLSNDMKSALEAVGLDAYVGFLHRDRPGRASLALDVMEELRGVYADRFVLTLINKKLIHGKGFYRKENGAVIMDDDTRKIVLKAWQERKQEKIIHPYLNEKMSWGLVPYSQALLLARHIRGDLDEYPPFLWK, from the coding sequence ATGAAAAAATTACTGAATACGTTGTTTGTTACCTTGCCGGATACGTACTTGTCACTGGATGGGGACAATATTGTGATTAAACAAGAAGAGGCCATTCTGGCACGCTACCCGTTGCATAACCTGGAAGCTGTATGTACTTTTGGCTATGCAGGGGTAAGTCCGGGTCTGATGGGTGCTTGTGCATCACGCAATATAGATTTAACCTTTATGACGCGAACTGGACGCTTCTTGGCACGTGTGATCGGAGAGAGCCGTGGAAATGTGGTACTCCGAAAAGAACAGTATCGGATTTCCGATGATGACCAAAGAAGTGCTCTTGTAGCCAGAAATATGATTATAGGCAAGATATATAATAATAAATGGATTTTGGAGCGAGCGACAAGGGACTATCCCCTACGTATTGACGCTGATCGAATGAAAAAGGTGACTGCTTCTTTAGCAGGGGCCATGCAGCAAGTCCGTGAAGTGGAGGACCTGGACATTTTGCGTGGTTTGGAGGGTGCGGCGGCTGTACAGTACAATTCGGTTTTTGATGAGCTGATTTTGCAGCAAAAGAAGGATTTTTACTTCCACGGACGCAATAAACGCCCGCCGTTGGATAATGTCAATGCTTTATTATCCTTTGCCTACACACTTCTGTCCAACGATATGAAATCTGCACTTGAAGCTGTCGGATTGGATGCTTATGTAGGTTTTCTGCATAGAGACCGTCCGGGGCGAGCTTCGTTGGCATTGGATGTGATGGAAGAGCTTCGTGGAGTATATGCCGACCGTTTTGTTCTTACACTGATTAACAAAAAGTTGATTCATGGCAAAGGATTTTACAGGAAAGAAAATGGCGCTGTGATTATGGACGATGATACGAGAAAAATAGTATTGAAGGCATGGCAGGAACGCAAGCAGGAGAAGATTATTCATCCTTATTTGAATGAGAAAATGTCTTGGGGGCTTGTGCCCTATTCACAGGCTTTGCTCTTGGCTAGACATATTCGGGGAGATCTGGACGAGTACCCTCCATTTTTGTGGAAGTAG